A stretch of DNA from Candidatus Aminicenantes bacterium:
TCTCTTCAACTTTCCAACTCTTCAACTCTGTATTGTTGAAAGCCTGTTCCCATCCCGCTATAATAAAATCTGCGAAAAGGGACGTTGGTGTCCCGAACCAGATAAAAAGGTGATAAAAATGAAACGCAGAGACTTTGTAAAAACCAGTTTGGCTGCGACTACCGCGCTTTCCATTTCGCCATGGCTGCGGAGCAACGCCCCGGAAGCGGCCCCGGCGGTGGTGAGTGGAAGCGGCGATGATCCCCACACCACCACCCTGGCCGTGATCGCGGCCATGGGCGGCATGAAAACATTCATTTCCAAGGGCGACGTGGTGATGCTCAAACCCAATATCGGCTGGAACCGCAAGGTGGAGCAGGCGGCCTGCACCAACCCGGAAGTGCTGCGCGCCCTGGCGGAAACGGCCCTGGACGCGGGCGCCAAGAAAGTCATCGTCATGGACCGCCCCTGCCACAAGGCCGAAGATACATATTCCCGCAGCGGCATCGAGGAGATGGCGCGCAAACTGGGACTGGACGTGCGCCACACCGATGACAACCGCCTGGTAATGCATGATTTCAAGGGCGAGTACCTCCAGCAATGGCCGGTATACCGCGATTTCCTGGAAGTCGACAAGTTTATCAACGTGCCCATTCTGAAACACCACGGCAGCGCCGAGTTAACCATTGCCATGAAGAACCTCTACGGCATCCTGGGCGGACGCCGGGGCAAGCTCCACCGCAACATGGGCGGAAACATCGCCGATCTGGCCCACGGTTTCACCTCTCACCTGGTGGTGGTGGACGCCTGGCGCATCCTGTTGCGCAACGGCCCGGTGGGTGGACGCCTGT
This window harbors:
- a CDS encoding DUF362 domain-containing protein: MKRRDFVKTSLAATTALSISPWLRSNAPEAAPAVVSGSGDDPHTTTLAVIAAMGGMKTFISKGDVVMLKPNIGWNRKVEQAACTNPEVLRALAETALDAGAKKVIVMDRPCHKAEDTYSRSGIEEMARKLGLDVRHTDDNRLVMHDFKGEYLQQWPVYRDFLEVDKFINVPILKHHGSAELTIAMKNLYGILGGRRGKLHRNMGGNIADLAHGFTSHLVVVDAWRILLRNGPVGGRLSDVEEKKTVIASTNILEADTIAAELFGRIPAEVPFIRAAHELGMGRMDPAAISVKRVAA